One window of the Emcibacter sp. genome contains the following:
- a CDS encoding VOC family protein, with protein sequence MYYGFGQPNNGVMQTSFIVPDLQAAIDSWVTELNVGPWFVLDHFTGGDPVYRGAPSESAITLAMSFAGHMNIELIQPLDDKPSVYKEFIDERGYGFHHYGVSTTRFDKDVAEYEARGYDLAFLATVPTGGRVGYMDTRANLPGMLEFIEASESTDQAFTKFYAASLTWDGSDPVRPFA encoded by the coding sequence ATGTATTACGGATTTGGTCAACCGAATAACGGCGTCATGCAGACGTCCTTCATTGTGCCCGACCTCCAGGCCGCCATCGACAGCTGGGTCACCGAGCTCAACGTCGGCCCCTGGTTTGTGCTGGATCATTTTACCGGCGGCGATCCCGTCTACCGCGGGGCGCCGTCCGAGAGCGCGATCACCCTCGCCATGTCCTTTGCCGGCCATATGAATATCGAGCTGATCCAGCCGCTCGACGACAAACCTTCGGTCTATAAGGAATTCATCGACGAGCGCGGCTACGGTTTCCATCATTACGGCGTCTCGACCACCCGGTTCGACAAGGATGTGGCCGAATATGAAGCCAGGGGTTATGACCTCGCCTTCCTCGCCACGGTGCCCACCGGCGGGCGCGTCGGCTATATGGACACCCGGGCCAATCTTCCCGGCATGCTTGAATTCATTGAAGCCAGTGAGTCAACCGACCAGGCCTTCACCAAATTCTATGCCGCGTCGCTGACCTGGGACGGCAGCGATCCGGTCCGCCCGTTCGCGTAA
- a CDS encoding isochorismatase family cysteine hydrolase: MHDIQAFLDVRGRAVDIRGRLFAYPELEPEKTALVIVDMQNVFCAPGALVEVPEARDIVPNINSLTTAARAAGMPVVWLRHTSDKDTEQGWPVFFRFGMTPDRKDAYLDAMSLGAEGHQIYSGLEVADSDLIVDKRRFSGFAPGSSTLDTVLRERGIDNIIITGTLSNVCCESTARDAYFLNYGIIFPSDANACLSDDEHNATLVNMHSFFGDVRSTDDILTALQHNEHRFAES; this comes from the coding sequence ATGCATGACATTCAAGCCTTTCTCGACGTCCGCGGCCGGGCCGTGGACATCCGCGGGCGCCTGTTCGCCTATCCGGAGCTTGAGCCCGAAAAAACCGCCCTGGTGATTGTCGACATGCAGAATGTTTTCTGCGCACCGGGGGCGCTTGTGGAGGTGCCCGAGGCCCGGGACATCGTGCCCAATATCAACAGCCTCACCACCGCCGCCCGCGCCGCCGGCATGCCGGTGGTCTGGTTGCGCCACACCTCCGACAAGGACACGGAACAGGGCTGGCCGGTGTTCTTCCGCTTTGGCATGACGCCGGACCGTAAAGACGCCTATCTCGACGCCATGAGCCTCGGGGCAGAGGGTCATCAGATCTATAGCGGACTGGAGGTAGCGGACAGTGACCTGATCGTCGACAAGCGCCGTTTCAGCGGCTTTGCCCCCGGCTCCTCGACCCTGGATACGGTGCTGCGCGAGCGGGGCATCGACAATATCATCATCACCGGCACGCTCAGCAATGTCTGCTGTGAATCCACCGCCCGGGACGCCTATTTCCTTAATTACGGCATTATCTTTCCAAGCGACGCCAACGCCTGCCTGTCGGACGATGAACATAATGCCACCCTCGTCAACATGCACAGTTTTTTCGGCGATGTGAGGTCCACGGATGACATCCTTACCGCCCTGCAGCACAATGAACACCGCTTTGCGGAAAGTTGA
- a CDS encoding NnrS family protein, producing MTNSRIAIFFSGGFRPFFLGAGLLAFLFVPLWLAAFLSLSDHLTFALSLDWHTHEMLFGYFGAVVAGFLLTAIPNWTGRPPLSGPPLILLFLLWLAGRLVMAMPGHALDLLIDGAFLVIMTGVALREVYKGQNWRNIPVVVFIALYALSNIAFHLERLQKIDADFAVRGGLSVLILLISLIGGRIIPIFSGNWLSQQNLPVGIKPFGLYDKLTLMVTAGTLILWTAAVYPAVTGALFVLSALLQGYRLLRWQCWTIRQNALLLALHVAYLWLPVGFLLLGADLLDVGLPFGQTEGIHALTAGLMTMMTLAVMSRAILGHTGRPLEAGKAGTIIFGLICFAALLRICAPLSGQYQPLLLAAGGLWSLGYLIFLIHFGRMMLLPRQD from the coding sequence ATGACCAACAGCCGGATTGCCATTTTTTTCAGCGGCGGGTTTCGCCCGTTCTTTCTGGGTGCTGGCCTGCTTGCGTTCCTGTTTGTGCCCCTGTGGCTTGCGGCCTTCCTGTCCCTGTCCGACCATTTGACCTTTGCCCTGTCGCTGGACTGGCACACCCATGAAATGCTGTTCGGATATTTCGGTGCCGTGGTGGCCGGTTTCCTGCTGACGGCCATTCCCAACTGGACCGGCAGGCCGCCCCTTTCCGGCCCCCCGCTCATACTGCTGTTCCTCTTGTGGCTTGCCGGACGCCTTGTCATGGCGATGCCCGGGCACGCCCTGGACCTTCTGATTGACGGCGCGTTCCTGGTGATCATGACCGGCGTGGCGCTGCGCGAAGTCTATAAGGGACAAAACTGGCGCAATATCCCGGTGGTGGTTTTTATCGCCCTCTATGCCCTGAGCAATATCGCCTTTCATCTGGAACGATTGCAAAAGATCGATGCGGATTTCGCTGTGCGGGGGGGGCTTTCGGTCCTGATCCTGCTGATTAGCCTGATCGGCGGCCGCATCATTCCCATTTTCTCCGGCAACTGGCTGAGCCAGCAAAACCTGCCGGTGGGCATCAAACCGTTCGGCCTCTATGACAAGCTGACCCTGATGGTGACCGCTGGCACCCTGATCCTCTGGACCGCGGCGGTGTATCCCGCCGTCACCGGCGCATTATTTGTCCTCTCGGCCCTGTTGCAGGGCTATCGCCTGCTGCGCTGGCAGTGCTGGACCATCCGGCAAAACGCCCTGCTTCTGGCCCTGCATGTGGCTTATCTCTGGCTTCCGGTCGGGTTTCTTCTTTTGGGAGCCGATCTTCTGGATGTGGGCCTGCCCTTCGGCCAGACCGAGGGTATCCACGCCCTGACGGCGGGCCTGATGACCATGATGACTTTGGCGGTCATGTCGCGGGCCATTCTCGGACATACGGGACGGCCACTGGAGGCCGGTAAGGCCGGAACAATCATCTTCGGGCTGATATGCTTTGCCGCGCTTCTGCGGATCTGCGCGCCCCTGTCCGGCCAGTACCAGCCGCTTCTTCTTGCGGCCGGCGGACTGTGGAGTCTGGGCTATCTGATCTTCCTCATCCATTTTGGCCGCATGATGCTGCTGCCCAGACAGGATTGA